In Chloroflexota bacterium, one genomic interval encodes:
- a CDS encoding CoA transferase produces MTANGSMNGAKGALAPIRICDFSGQLAGAGATRFFAAFGAQVIRIEDRLSQGGWDIFRGNGPYKDDRRGTNLGGMFNNHNVEKLGITLNAKSERGKELLREIISISDVVTENFSAGVIERWGFPYEEMRRIKPDIIYVSNCGFGHRGPYTHFKTWGPVVQAVSGLTFQSALPDMPPAGWGFSHMDHTGGYFMAIAILMALYHRNKTGEGQYIDMSCTDAALTLNGPALLDYTVNGRPLRRDGSPHSNRNVFPPMSPHGIYKAKGDDRWVAISARDDAEWHAVCDVIGQPELTADARFATLQSRLDGENQDALDTIIEAWTRERSAFEVQDKLQAKGVAAAVVQKPEDRMDLDANSLAWDTFPEVKHLEMGDVRVEGIPMKLSETPAKIKKGAPVLGEDNDFFYDEILVVDKAEQQELHDRGVI; encoded by the coding sequence ATGACGGCTAATGGGTCGATGAACGGAGCAAAGGGTGCGCTTGCGCCGATACGGATATGCGACTTTTCGGGACAGCTGGCGGGCGCCGGCGCCACGCGGTTCTTCGCTGCGTTCGGCGCGCAGGTGATCCGCATCGAGGACAGGCTGAGCCAAGGCGGATGGGATATTTTTCGCGGCAATGGTCCCTACAAGGACGATCGGCGCGGCACGAACCTAGGCGGGATGTTCAATAACCACAATGTGGAAAAGCTGGGCATTACACTGAACGCGAAGAGCGAGCGTGGCAAGGAACTGCTGCGCGAGATTATCTCCATCAGCGATGTGGTTACCGAGAACTTCAGCGCGGGCGTGATAGAGCGCTGGGGCTTCCCGTACGAAGAGATGCGCCGCATCAAGCCGGACATCATCTATGTGTCAAACTGCGGCTTCGGGCATCGCGGTCCGTACACGCACTTCAAGACTTGGGGCCCCGTCGTGCAGGCAGTATCGGGGCTGACATTCCAATCCGCGCTGCCGGACATGCCGCCCGCCGGCTGGGGATTTTCGCACATGGACCACACCGGCGGCTACTTCATGGCGATCGCGATTCTGATGGCGCTGTATCACCGCAACAAGACCGGTGAAGGTCAGTACATCGACATGTCGTGCACAGACGCCGCGCTGACGCTAAACGGGCCCGCGCTGCTGGATTACACGGTGAACGGACGCCCGCTGCGTCGAGACGGCAGCCCACACAGCAACCGCAATGTTTTTCCGCCGATGTCGCCCCACGGCATATACAAGGCAAAGGGCGACGACAGATGGGTCGCAATATCGGCGCGCGACGATGCGGAATGGCACGCCGTCTGTGATGTCATCGGACAGCCTGAACTCACGGCGGACGCGCGGTTCGCCACGCTGCAATCACGCTTGGATGGCGAGAATCAGGATGCCTTGGACACCATCATCGAAGCCTGGACACGAGAGCGATCTGCATTCGAAGTGCAAGACAAACTACAGGCGAAGGGCGTTGCCGCCGCTGTCGTGCAGAAGCCGGAAGACCGTATGGACTTGGACGCTAATTCGCTTGCGTGGGACACATTCCCAGAGGTCAAGCATCTCGAAATGGGCGATGTGCGCGTCGAGGGCATCCCTATGAAGTTGTCCGAGACGCCGGCGAAAATCAAGAAGGGCGCGCCGGTACTAGGAGAAGATAACGATTTCTTCTATGACGAAATCCTGGTGGTGGACAAGGCTGAGCAGCAGGAATTGCACGACAGGGGGGTTATTTAG
- a CDS encoding NIPSNAP family protein translates to MLYDIHTYDVKPRAVAELEGQVAEVLPTRLEISPLGGFWHTEVGPLNQIIHIWPYENMEHRTASRALMNARNVWGCLGAEFLVNMQSDIYLPAPFMRPLGEAEFGPIYEMRTYTYRSGDISKVIDAWGDAIEEREKYSPLVGAFYSDAGSMNRWTHIWAYESFEQRMQVREETRERGIWPPTGAARPLQQESKILLPAEFSPLQ, encoded by the coding sequence ATGCTATACGATATTCATACCTACGACGTGAAGCCTCGGGCCGTTGCTGAACTTGAAGGGCAAGTGGCAGAAGTGCTGCCGACGAGACTTGAAATCTCTCCACTTGGTGGCTTCTGGCATACTGAAGTCGGACCGCTCAACCAGATCATTCACATCTGGCCTTACGAGAACATGGAACACCGCACAGCGTCGCGGGCACTTATGAACGCCAGAAACGTGTGGGGCTGCCTGGGTGCTGAGTTCCTCGTGAACATGCAGTCTGACATATACTTGCCAGCGCCGTTCATGCGTCCACTCGGCGAAGCCGAATTTGGGCCTATCTACGAGATGCGGACGTACACCTACCGGTCCGGCGACATATCTAAAGTGATTGATGCTTGGGGAGATGCCATCGAGGAGCGGGAGAAGTATTCACCGCTGGTCGGGGCATTCTACTCCGATGCTGGTTCTATGAACAGGTGGACTCATATCTGGGCATACGAGAGTTTCGAACAGCGTATGCAAGTGCGGGAAGAGACCCGCGAAAGGGGAATTTGGCCGCCCACCGGCGCTGCTAGGCCTCTCCAGCAAGAGAGCAAGATTCTTCTTCCTGCTGAGTTTTCTCCTTTGCAGTAA
- a CDS encoding tryptophan synthase subunit alpha — translation MQRKAMTNRIDTTLAALRAEDKYALAPFVTLGYPDMATSEDMAASILDAGADMLELGIPFSDPLADGPTVQMTSFLSLENGTTLVKAMDALRRLRAKGIDSPLVFMGYLNPFLNYGIEKFAKEASDAGLDGIIIPDLPPEEAPPYQAILASQGIHLIPLLAPTSTESRIEQACKQASGFIYCVSVTGVTGARSELSGGVEGLARRIREHSDLPILVGFGVSRREHVENIARFADGAIVASAMLDSVSRASSEDAPETAAAFVRQLRGGD, via the coding sequence ATGCAAAGGAAGGCTATGACCAACCGCATCGATACGACACTGGCGGCGCTGAGGGCTGAAGACAAGTACGCGCTTGCGCCATTCGTTACTCTGGGATACCCGGATATGGCTACATCGGAGGATATGGCTGCGTCCATTCTGGACGCCGGAGCAGATATGCTGGAACTGGGCATACCGTTCAGCGATCCTCTTGCCGACGGTCCGACCGTTCAGATGACGAGTTTCTTGTCCTTGGAGAACGGGACGACACTCGTGAAGGCAATGGACGCTCTACGCAGGCTACGTGCCAAAGGTATAGACTCGCCATTAGTTTTCATGGGTTATTTGAATCCATTCTTGAACTACGGGATAGAGAAGTTCGCTAAGGAAGCTTCGGATGCGGGCTTAGACGGAATCATCATCCCGGACTTGCCGCCTGAGGAAGCGCCGCCGTATCAGGCGATACTGGCGTCTCAAGGCATACATCTGATACCCCTTCTCGCGCCAACAAGCACCGAGTCGCGTATAGAGCAGGCTTGCAAACAGGCAAGTGGTTTCATATACTGCGTGAGCGTTACAGGGGTAACGGGCGCGAGATCGGAGTTATCGGGCGGCGTAGAAGGCCTGGCGCGGCGCATACGCGAGCATAGCGACCTACCGATACTGGTGGGGTTCGGCGTGTCTAGGCGAGAGCATGTGGAGAACATTGCGCGCTTCGCCGACGGCGCGATAGTAGCAAGCGCAATGCTGGACAGCGTGAGCAGGGCGTCTAGCGAAGACGCGCCGGAGACTGCGGCTGCATTTGTGCGGCAGCTGCGTGGCGGCGATTAG
- a CDS encoding CoA transferase → MASVLDDVRIIELGGALGGWCGKLLADMGASVIKVEPPEGDETRGYPPFRNDEPDKNSSLYFWYYNTSKQSITLDVESETGRDLFLRLVENADVVIDSNPPQYLDSLGLGYERVSQVAPGIVFAAISPFGQNAPYWDRASTDLTALAFGGPAWSCGYDDHSIPPVRGGGNQAYHTTCHFAAIGILTALVHRQFTGEGQFIDVNMHAAQNVTTEGAVYNWLVAGDTVQRQTGRHSSPVPTADVQMLCGDGRYVNIGFPARTEDQWLHLLAWLDEHGLVGDLSRYITPPSRAALIQRDPDAIKQMDEVMSAVSDLCMANTAYDIFVRAQDMGFQWGVVYSPEETLEDPHFVERGMQVPVAHPELDAEFVYVGAPYDFEATPWSIQRRPPLLGEDNGRVYGEIGIDAAELEALKAAGVV, encoded by the coding sequence ATGGCATCTGTTCTCGACGATGTGCGGATTATCGAGTTAGGCGGCGCACTCGGTGGTTGGTGCGGCAAGCTACTGGCGGACATGGGCGCGAGCGTTATCAAAGTAGAACCGCCGGAAGGCGACGAGACGCGCGGCTATCCGCCGTTTCGCAATGACGAGCCGGACAAGAACAGCAGCCTGTATTTCTGGTACTACAATACCAGCAAGCAGAGCATCACGCTGGACGTGGAATCCGAGACGGGCCGCGACCTGTTCCTGCGGCTTGTGGAGAACGCGGATGTGGTCATCGACAGCAACCCGCCGCAGTATCTCGACTCGCTTGGACTGGGATACGAGCGAGTGTCGCAGGTCGCGCCGGGAATAGTATTCGCGGCGATAAGCCCGTTTGGGCAAAATGCGCCATACTGGGATCGCGCATCGACCGACTTGACGGCGCTGGCATTCGGCGGTCCGGCGTGGAGCTGCGGCTACGACGATCATTCGATTCCGCCGGTGCGAGGAGGAGGCAATCAAGCGTATCACACGACCTGCCACTTCGCCGCGATAGGCATACTGACGGCGCTAGTGCACAGGCAGTTCACTGGCGAAGGACAGTTCATCGATGTGAACATGCACGCGGCTCAGAATGTAACGACCGAAGGCGCGGTGTACAACTGGCTGGTCGCGGGGGACACGGTGCAGCGGCAGACCGGACGGCATTCGTCTCCCGTGCCGACTGCCGATGTGCAAATGCTCTGCGGCGACGGGCGATATGTGAACATCGGCTTCCCCGCGCGCACCGAAGACCAGTGGCTGCACCTGCTGGCATGGCTGGACGAGCATGGATTAGTGGGCGACCTATCGAGGTACATAACGCCGCCGAGCCGCGCGGCGCTCATTCAGCGCGACCCGGATGCGATAAAGCAGATGGACGAGGTGATGAGCGCGGTCAGCGACCTGTGCATGGCGAACACGGCATACGACATTTTTGTGCGCGCGCAGGACATGGGCTTCCAGTGGGGCGTAGTGTATTCGCCCGAAGAAACGCTCGAAGACCCACACTTTGTAGAGCGCGGCATGCAAGTGCCCGTCGCGCACCCGGAGCTGGACGCCGAGTTCGTCTATGTAGGCGCGCCCTACGACTTCGAGGCAACCCCGTGGAGCATCCAGCGCCGCCCGCCCCTGCTAGGCGAAGACAACGGCAGGGTGTACGGCGAGATTGGCATCGATGCCGCAGAGCTTGAAGCGTTGAAGGCGGCGGGCGTGGTATAG
- a CDS encoding MBL fold metallo-hydrolase, translating into MPTPRYQDDSIIIHKMECGPYANNMYLVVCPQTNESILIDTPADPEPMIELAKTTDVKAIIITHNHIDHLLGFDAVTAAIDAPVGISTEDADELPRPADRLIRDGDVISAGKVNLTAMLTPGHTAGSACFYTPGHLFAGDTLFPGGPGKTWSPESFQEIIESITTKLFKLDDDDTVFPGHGGDETDVKTAKAEYADFASREHPDDIFGDVLWKDA; encoded by the coding sequence ATGCCGACGCCTCGCTATCAGGATGACAGCATTATTATCCATAAGATGGAATGTGGGCCCTACGCGAACAATATGTACCTCGTGGTGTGTCCGCAGACTAACGAGAGCATTCTCATCGACACGCCTGCGGATCCGGAGCCGATGATCGAGCTTGCGAAGACTACGGATGTCAAGGCAATCATCATCACGCACAATCATATAGACCACCTGCTCGGTTTTGACGCTGTAACGGCGGCAATAGACGCGCCGGTGGGCATCAGCACGGAAGACGCAGACGAACTGCCGCGCCCGGCGGACAGGCTGATTAGGGACGGCGATGTGATTTCCGCTGGGAAAGTCAACCTCACCGCGATGCTCACGCCCGGACACACGGCAGGTTCCGCCTGCTTCTACACGCCGGGACACCTGTTTGCCGGCGATACGCTGTTCCCCGGAGGACCGGGCAAGACCTGGTCGCCGGAATCGTTCCAGGAGATAATAGAAAGCATAACGACGAAGCTGTTCAAACTGGACGACGACGACACCGTGTTCCCCGGACACGGCGGCGATGAGACCGATGTAAAGACTGCCAAGGCGGAATATGCGGATTTCGCCTCGCGCGAACATCCAGACGACATTTTCGGCGATGTGCTGTGGAAGGACGCGTAG
- a CDS encoding CPBP family intramembrane metalloprotease, with translation MEGRVGDEDGTKTRCPDNATESQDGGGLIPDEARYDVPVATGGDALQIGAETHCNDPTSGSDALSCSDTGSTRIVPWSLLDVVIASVLFVPAGVAGSIGLGWALLWLGIVEDRLMAGVLGSALLPSALVAAGWIFGVRRHGVSAAMLGFRRASLFETAWLPVVVLAIGLSVAMVYALIVKALGIDILLPEQNLDELASFDGLARVPVFAVVSILAPLGEEVFFRAFLLTALVAAIGRLRGMILSAAIFSVAHLGIGTLFPIFVLGMLLSWLYLRTGSIWPPFVAHAAQNALALVALELPFDTPAALITT, from the coding sequence GTGGAAGGACGCGTAGGCGACGAAGACGGCACGAAAACGCGCTGCCCGGACAACGCCACGGAGTCGCAAGACGGCGGCGGGCTTATACCTGACGAGGCGCGCTACGATGTGCCGGTTGCGACTGGCGGCGACGCACTGCAAATTGGTGCCGAAACGCACTGCAACGACCCAACGTCCGGCAGCGATGCCCTGTCCTGCAGCGACACCGGCAGCACAAGAATCGTACCGTGGTCGCTGCTTGATGTTGTCATCGCGTCCGTGCTGTTCGTGCCTGCGGGCGTCGCCGGCAGTATTGGCTTGGGATGGGCGCTGCTGTGGCTTGGAATCGTCGAAGACAGGCTGATGGCAGGCGTGCTGGGCAGCGCGCTTTTGCCGTCTGCGCTGGTAGCGGCGGGTTGGATATTCGGAGTGCGGCGGCACGGCGTATCGGCTGCGATGCTGGGATTCCGCCGCGCATCGCTGTTCGAGACGGCGTGGCTACCAGTTGTGGTGCTGGCGATTGGGCTGTCGGTTGCGATGGTGTACGCGCTCATCGTTAAGGCGCTGGGCATTGACATACTGCTGCCGGAGCAGAATCTCGACGAGTTGGCATCGTTCGACGGGCTTGCGCGAGTACCGGTATTCGCGGTTGTGAGCATACTCGCGCCGCTCGGCGAAGAAGTATTTTTCCGCGCGTTCCTGCTCACCGCGCTCGTCGCGGCGATTGGCAGGCTGCGGGGAATGATACTTAGCGCAGCGATATTTTCGGTGGCGCACCTGGGCATCGGCACGCTGTTTCCGATATTCGTGCTGGGTATGCTGCTCTCATGGCTGTACCTGCGAACAGGGTCGATATGGCCGCCATTCGTGGCGCACGCGGCACAGAACGCCTTGGCGCTAGTGGCGCTGGAATTACCGTTCGACACTCCGGCAGCACTAATTACGACATAA
- a CDS encoding branched-chain amino acid transaminase, with translation MTTRGIRDTLGTTGDDPSYVWMSGDLVAWDDAVVHSSTLGWSAISMVFEGIRGYWNSEEEQLNIFHLDLHLHRLLRSMKVMRMTSPWSVTELKSEIVKLVQANEFRDDIYVQPLAYFGGSTTPGYLPVSERPGDITIFNRQIGSVLGSGRTVTCGVSSWTRISDNVMPPRVKAIANYQNSRYVADESSRHGYDFGIILNPQGKVSEISYACLYIVRGGVAITPPVSAGILESINRDVVRQLFENELGIPVVERDVDRTELYIADEVFICGTGAEVQAVSNIDGYTIGDGEIGPAVSQLEQLFHDVVRGKDSRYPEWRTGVY, from the coding sequence ATGACAACAAGAGGAATTAGGGACACGCTGGGGACAACCGGAGATGACCCGAGCTATGTATGGATGTCCGGTGATCTCGTGGCGTGGGACGATGCGGTGGTGCACTCATCGACGCTTGGTTGGTCAGCGATTTCGATGGTCTTCGAGGGGATACGCGGCTATTGGAACTCCGAGGAAGAGCAGCTAAACATCTTCCATCTTGACTTGCATCTTCACCGCCTGCTGCGCTCAATGAAGGTGATGCGCATGACGTCGCCGTGGTCCGTCACCGAGCTGAAGTCTGAAATCGTCAAGCTGGTGCAGGCGAACGAATTCCGCGACGACATCTATGTGCAGCCGCTCGCGTACTTCGGTGGCAGTACCACGCCCGGCTACCTGCCGGTATCGGAGCGCCCCGGCGACATCACCATCTTCAATCGGCAGATTGGTTCGGTGCTAGGCTCAGGGCGCACCGTCACCTGTGGCGTAAGCTCGTGGACACGCATATCAGACAACGTGATGCCGCCGCGAGTCAAGGCGATCGCGAATTACCAGAACAGTCGCTATGTCGCGGACGAATCCTCGCGGCACGGCTATGACTTCGGCATAATCCTCAATCCACAAGGCAAGGTGTCGGAGATTTCGTACGCCTGCCTGTACATCGTGCGCGGCGGCGTGGCTATAACGCCGCCGGTGTCCGCCGGCATTCTGGAAAGCATCAACCGCGATGTCGTGCGCCAACTCTTCGAGAACGAACTCGGCATCCCAGTCGTAGAGCGCGACGTTGATCGCACTGAGCTGTACATCGCCGACGAAGTGTTCATCTGCGGCACCGGCGCCGAAGTGCAAGCCGTCAGCAACATCGACGGCTATACCATCGGTGACGGAGAAATCGGACCGGCCGTATCGCAATTGGAGCAACTCTTCCACGATGTTGTAAGAGGCAAAGATTCGCGCTATCCTGAATGGCGCACCGGAGTATATTAG
- a CDS encoding NIPSNAP family protein, with product MLYEFRTYDLVPRSVPEFEKRFGDKLPGRLEFSPLAGLWHTEAGPLNQVLHIWPYDDMNHRTDTRGKAMAAGAWPPNTGEFVVNMQSDFYLPAPFMQPLGERKVGPVYEIRIYTYKPGDIPQVIEAWGGAIEEREKYSPLVGAFYSDVGALNKWVHMWAYESFEHRMQVREETRAKGVWPPASPVAPVHQENKILLPAECSPMQ from the coding sequence ATGCTATATGAGTTTCGTACCTACGACTTGGTGCCGCGAAGCGTGCCTGAGTTCGAGAAGCGCTTCGGCGATAAGTTGCCCGGCAGACTGGAGTTCTCGCCGCTCGCGGGCCTCTGGCACACGGAAGCGGGTCCACTCAATCAGGTGCTGCACATCTGGCCCTACGACGACATGAACCACCGCACCGACACGCGCGGCAAGGCAATGGCGGCGGGCGCATGGCCACCTAACACGGGCGAGTTTGTGGTCAATATGCAGTCCGACTTCTACCTGCCTGCACCGTTCATGCAGCCGCTCGGCGAGCGCAAGGTCGGACCCGTGTATGAAATCCGCATCTACACCTACAAACCCGGCGACATCCCGCAGGTCATCGAGGCCTGGGGCGGCGCAATCGAAGAGCGCGAGAAGTATTCCCCGCTAGTAGGCGCGTTCTACTCGGATGTAGGGGCGCTGAACAAGTGGGTCCACATGTGGGCATACGAGAGCTTCGAGCATCGCATGCAGGTGCGCGAAGAGACACGCGCTAAGGGCGTTTGGCCACCGGCCAGCCCGGTCGCGCCAGTTCACCAGGAAAACAAGATACTACTGCCTGCCGAGTGCTCGCCAATGCAGTAG
- a CDS encoding DUF2332 domain-containing protein, producing MSTEVLRNSVAKKFLRAAELEQRGASPLYERLSLGIARDPTLLRLAAEARHDQPIPNLFFAAVHFLLLSGVRHELAKFYPTVTGRPGSTADPLPNFRRFCLEYSDEIKRIIKERRVQTNVVERCGLLFPAFGIAAERADHKPLHMIEIGCSAGLNLLWDKYCYSYGTGRSYGNSTSRVQIDVETHGMTPPTLTNTTPHVLSRVGIDLEPIDVNDDESMLWLRALVWPEDYARLQRMNSAISIAQSSPPAIFKGNALELLPAELADVPSYATPIVYHTHTVNQFSTSERQLLDDLLSDVGRRRDLYWISSEYRASPRRWLTDKAESVRPTLKLVSFESAVRRERTLARCHHHGRWIEWLDDQ from the coding sequence GTGTCGACTGAGGTCTTACGAAATTCAGTAGCCAAAAAATTCTTGCGCGCCGCGGAATTAGAGCAGCGAGGTGCCTCTCCCCTCTATGAACGCCTCTCGCTCGGCATTGCAAGAGACCCGACTTTGCTCAGATTAGCCGCTGAAGCTCGGCACGACCAACCTATACCCAACCTCTTCTTCGCAGCGGTCCATTTCTTGCTGCTGAGCGGCGTCCGGCATGAGCTTGCGAAGTTCTATCCGACCGTCACTGGCAGGCCCGGTTCCACCGCTGATCCGCTTCCTAACTTTCGCCGATTCTGCCTCGAATATTCAGATGAGATTAAACGGATCATCAAGGAACGGCGCGTGCAAACCAATGTCGTTGAACGTTGCGGCCTGCTTTTTCCTGCATTTGGAATCGCCGCCGAACGCGCCGACCACAAGCCCTTACATATGATCGAAATCGGCTGCAGCGCAGGACTGAATCTGTTGTGGGACAAATACTGCTACAGTTATGGCACTGGCCGCAGCTACGGTAATAGCACGTCCCGGGTTCAGATTGACGTCGAGACACACGGGATGACCCCACCAACGCTGACCAATACGACTCCTCATGTATTGTCGAGAGTCGGCATAGACCTTGAGCCTATCGATGTAAATGACGACGAATCTATGCTCTGGTTGCGTGCACTGGTCTGGCCAGAAGACTACGCCCGTCTGCAACGAATGAACTCAGCTATATCGATTGCGCAGTCCAGCCCGCCAGCCATTTTCAAGGGCAATGCTTTAGAACTGCTTCCTGCAGAGTTGGCGGATGTGCCAAGCTATGCAACGCCGATAGTTTATCACACTCATACAGTCAACCAATTTTCGACTAGCGAACGGCAATTGCTGGACGATTTGCTTTCGGACGTAGGGCGTAGGCGTGACCTTTACTGGATTTCGAGCGAGTATCGCGCCAGCCCTCGTCGATGGCTGACCGATAAAGCGGAAAGCGTACGCCCCACATTGAAGCTCGTTTCCTTCGAGAGTGCCGTCCGTCGGGAACGCACGCTGGCGCGTTGCCACCATCACGGCCGTTGGATCGAGTGGTTGGATGACCAATGA
- the aroH gene encoding chorismate mutase, translating to MSKVRGIRGATTAQSNEKDEVFNATSEMLAELVKANDLDADDVAAAFFTTTPDLNADFPAAAARLMGWTHVALLDAVEIDVPGSQSMCIRTLILVNTEKRADELVNVYLREAANLRQWRTEDKD from the coding sequence ATGTCCAAAGTCCGCGGCATAAGAGGGGCAACAACGGCTCAAAGCAACGAAAAGGACGAAGTATTCAATGCGACGAGCGAGATGCTCGCTGAACTGGTGAAGGCGAACGATTTGGATGCGGACGATGTGGCGGCGGCGTTTTTCACCACTACGCCCGACTTGAACGCAGACTTTCCGGCAGCAGCGGCAAGGCTAATGGGCTGGACGCATGTAGCGCTGCTGGACGCAGTGGAGATTGATGTGCCCGGCTCGCAATCCATGTGCATCCGCACGCTAATCTTGGTCAACACAGAAAAGCGCGCCGACGAACTGGTCAACGTGTATCTGCGAGAGGCAGCAAACCTACGCCAATGGCGCACCGAAGACAAAGATTAG
- a CDS encoding DUF885 domain-containing protein, whose product MTNSANRLFDATSDRILSETWEHYPSMASRLGLHEYDGRLPSVSARAIAARTGQVRNGLAALESIDTTALSARSYYDHRILTDNLRRELLELTELRWHETNPMEMLWHIDMSAYIQRDYAPLEQRVESLTQALTGVPTFMAELRYVMSGRLASPVLEASIEAFEGIIDFYQQDLVDATDAVRDDGLQARFEDARSLATVSVREFVEHLKALRPYADASFAIGGKRFAALLEYGEMVDLQLEQLLNFGEADLKANMERFVEVAALVDADKSPAEVMAEIASDHPAADALIPETRDMLEDIRHYIICHDIVSVPSEVRCQTVPTPSFMRWAFAALDFPGPYEQSADETFYYVTPVEEHWSDDEKEQWMTSFNYATLRAVSVHEAYPGHYIHYLHTMSADSMISRAFGAYSFWEGWAHYTEQMMVEAGYLSDPRSELGQLMEALMRNCRYICAIKMHTQGMTIDEATRFFIGNAFMEELPASKEAIRGTFDPMYLNYTLGKLMILKLREDYRQAKGDAYTLRQFHDEFLSHGAPPIPLVREMMLGEDSGDVL is encoded by the coding sequence ATGACCAACAGCGCGAACCGTCTCTTCGACGCCACCAGCGATCGGATACTCTCGGAAACCTGGGAGCACTACCCTAGCATGGCGTCGCGGCTTGGGTTGCACGAGTACGACGGCAGGCTACCGAGCGTATCGGCTCGTGCGATTGCCGCGCGCACGGGTCAGGTGAGAAATGGCTTAGCGGCGTTGGAGAGCATCGATACCACGGCGCTGAGCGCGCGCAGCTACTATGACCATCGCATTTTGACCGACAATCTGCGGCGCGAACTGCTGGAATTGACCGAACTGCGCTGGCACGAGACAAACCCGATGGAAATGCTGTGGCACATCGATATGAGTGCGTACATCCAGCGAGACTACGCGCCGCTTGAACAGCGCGTCGAATCACTAACGCAGGCTCTCACCGGCGTGCCGACATTCATGGCAGAACTACGGTACGTGATGAGCGGCAGGCTGGCGTCACCCGTGCTTGAGGCAAGCATCGAAGCATTCGAGGGCATCATTGACTTCTACCAACAAGACCTTGTAGATGCGACAGACGCAGTGCGAGACGACGGCCTGCAAGCTAGATTCGAGGACGCGCGCAGCCTCGCAACTGTATCGGTGCGGGAGTTTGTGGAGCATCTGAAGGCGCTGCGTCCATATGCGGACGCGAGTTTTGCCATCGGCGGCAAGCGGTTCGCGGCGCTGCTCGAGTACGGTGAGATGGTGGATTTACAGCTTGAGCAGCTGCTCAACTTTGGCGAAGCGGACTTGAAGGCGAACATGGAGCGCTTCGTAGAAGTCGCTGCGCTTGTGGATGCGGACAAATCGCCGGCAGAAGTGATGGCGGAGATTGCCTCTGACCACCCTGCCGCAGACGCGCTTATCCCGGAGACGCGCGACATGCTTGAAGACATCAGGCATTACATCATCTGCCACGACATCGTGAGCGTGCCGTCGGAAGTGCGCTGCCAAACCGTGCCCACGCCGTCGTTCATGCGCTGGGCATTCGCCGCGCTGGACTTCCCCGGACCGTATGAGCAGAGCGCGGACGAGACATTCTACTATGTAACGCCGGTCGAAGAGCATTGGAGCGACGACGAGAAAGAGCAGTGGATGACATCGTTCAACTACGCCACGCTGCGGGCGGTGTCCGTGCACGAGGCGTATCCGGGGCACTACATCCACTACTTGCACACCATGAGCGCGGACTCGATGATAAGCCGCGCATTCGGCGCGTACTCGTTCTGGGAGGGCTGGGCGCACTATACAGAGCAGATGATGGTGGAGGCCGGCTACCTGTCCGACCCGCGCAGTGAACTCGGTCAGCTGATGGAGGCGCTGATGCGAAACTGCCGGTACATCTGCGCCATCAAGATGCACACGCAGGGCATGACAATCGATGAAGCGACGCGCTTCTTCATAGGCAACGCCTTCATGGAAGAGCTGCCAGCAAGCAAAGAAGCGATACGCGGCACATTCGACCCGATGTACCTGAACTACACGCTTGGCAAGCTTATGATCCTGAAGCTACGCGAAGACTACCGGCAAGCAAAGGGCGACGCGTACACGCTGCGCCAATTCCACGACGAATTCCTTTCACACGGTGCGCCGCCAATACCACTTGTGCGCGAGATGATGCTTGGCGAAGATTCCGGGGATGTGCTCTGA